A single Mytilus trossulus isolate FHL-02 chromosome 12, PNRI_Mtr1.1.1.hap1, whole genome shotgun sequence DNA region contains:
- the LOC134692253 gene encoding uncharacterized protein LOC134692253 — translation MATVRWYSIGIQNGSTSVSKSDDFCKAQSFITTSMSIASFLWTSFIAIYLFICVWFSRVVDLSGVTFIFVHVVAWGIPGHFQVMKNMIIKKSRPSYNVNKQVHSGCLKKRSGQFLWNQISAGLRREDELFCFTWLILYCLRMWGTLRFFLDIAKFNHGTTEFVLLILQSYGDSAHAFWNFIYFVFVIKLFVLMYGAVII, via the exons ATGGCGACTGTAAGATGGTATTCGATAGGCATACAGAATGGCAGCACTAGTGTTTCTAAATCGGATGATTTCTGTAAAGCTCAAAGTTTTATAACAACTTCTATGAGCATTGCTTCATTTCTGTGGACCTCATTCATTGCCATTTATCTTTTCATCTGTGTTTGGTTTTCTCGAGTTGTAGATTTATCTGGAGTTACGTTTATATTTGTGCATGTGGTAGCATGGGGTATACCAG GACATTTCCAGGTTATGAAAAATATGATCATAAAGAAATCAAGACCAtcatacaatgtaaataaacagGTTCATTCTGGATGTCTT AAAAAAAGAAGTGGTCAATTTCTATGGAATCAAATCAGTGCGGGACTTCGCAGAGAGGACGAATTATTCTGTTTTACCTGGTTGATTCTGTATTGTCTTAGAATGTGGGGTACTTTGAGATTCTTTCTAGACATTGCAAAGTTTAATCATGGCACAACAGAATTTGTATTACTGATCTTACAGTCATATGGTGATAGTGCGCACGCTTTTTggaactttatttattttgtgtttgtgATAAAACTGTTCGTTCTTATGTATGGAGCCGTTATTATTTAA
- the LOC134692252 gene encoding fucolectin-like — translation MSRQTMFVCVCPNSGGSTLEVAKHKQTKQSTNEHPTDRLSSSAVDGDYDQRLTDTQDACSHTHVGDEPSWWAVDLGAIYDISNVVVFGRTDCCTERLSNFVIEVFRPCRNKTSWFDDSIVTLCHHQQEKIAHLDAACPEQTVGKYVRIRLKDRNYLALCEVEVHGTFVENVYSATFPHTCGFPGHKYDGNGEAVWSAIVNSEVQCTFMCAIMNICHAANFNMKTSICSLMEREIRANVVVKSDHTVFLVN, via the exons atgtccCGCCAAACTATGTTTGTTTGTGTCTGTCCTAACTCAGGAggct CTACATTGGAAGTTGCTAAgcacaaacaaacaaagcaaTCAACGAATGAACACCCAACAGACAGACTTTCTTCTAGTGCTGTAGATGGCGATTATGACCAGCGTCTAACTGATACACAAGATGCTTGTTCACATACACATGTTGGAGATGAACCTTCATGGTGGGCAGTGGATCTTGGTGCTATTTATGACATTAGTAACGTTGTTGTCTTTGGAAGAACTGACTGCTGCA ctgAACGACTTTCAAATTTTGTCATTGAAGTATTTAGACCATGCCGGAATAAAACTTCCTGGTTTGATGATAGTATTGTAACTCTCTGCCATCATCAACAGGAGAAAATAGCTCATTTAGATGCTGCATGCCCGGAACAGACAGTGGGGAAGTATGTTCGCATACGACTTAAAGATAGAAATTATTTAGCACTTTGTGAAGTTGAAGTTCACGGAACATTCGTTGAAAATGTTTATTCTG CCACTTTTCCTCACACTTGTGGATTTCCAGGTCACAAATACGATGGCAACGGTGAAGCTGTTTGGAGCGCAATAGTTAACAGTGAAGTGCAGTGTACCTTTATGTGTGCCATCATGAACATCTGTCACGCAGCAAACTTCAACATGAAGACCTCCATTTGTAGTCTAATGGAAAGAGAAATTAGAGCTAACGTCGTTGTCAAATCTGACCATACGGTATTTTTGGTCAATTAA